From a single Pelmatolapia mariae isolate MD_Pm_ZW linkage group LG20, Pm_UMD_F_2, whole genome shotgun sequence genomic region:
- the LOC134619067 gene encoding uncharacterized protein LOC134619067, whose translation MNPKILYKYREIIERSNLVHSGCPAVYQLKPKKEEFGTLTRMTVGEKNLDKKNKTILLVGETGAGKSTLINALFNYIIGVMWEDEVWFQILEEERNENQTESQTPDVIVYEIFGFEDKTLPYSLTIIDTPGFGDTRGTERDEIVIRRLFQLFGSEDGVHEVHAVGLVMKASDNRLSDRLRYIFDAMMSLFGKDVEKNIVSLVTHSDGVTPKNVLQALETAKIKCAKNDRNQPAHFLFNNRQNDERTEEEELGLKFAWQVTEKGIRQFKAFIERIQPQNTRETAQVMKERMRLTACIQNLKERIELAELKQTEIRQIREGLQKHEDEMKRNENFTVEIDEVYKDKQPIDGGMWLLFFYQGAVCCTVCEENCHYPGCTVTWKPEHCEVMKHSRCTVCTNKCPASDHVKEEWRYVTKTRKVQKTEKEMKVKYEKNKSESMNKLSLLQNLEWGMKQLTAEKSLFLEESYKHVVRLEQIALKADSASTIVHLDFLIEKMKEEGDKVKVQKLEEIKSREGEGTRSVLHYMFVKIPEAVKHFKK comes from the coding sequence GAACCCCAAAATCTTATATAAATACAGGGAAATCATTGAAAGAAGTAATCTGGTCCATTCAGGATGTCCTGCTGTCTACCAGCTGAAACCAAAGAAAGAGGAGTTTGGAACTCTGACCAGAATGACCGTTGGAGAAAAAAATCTggacaagaaaaataaaaccatcTTACTTGTTGGTGAAACAGGAGCAGGAAAATCGACTCTGATCAATGCTCTGTTTAACTACATCATCGGAGTGATGTGGGAGGATGAAGTCTGGTTTCAGATATTAGAGGAGGAGAGGAATGAAAATCAGACAGAGAGTCAGACACCAGATGTGATCGTGTACGAGATCTTTGGCTTTGAAGATAAAACTCTGCCGTACTCTCTGACCATCATCGATACTCCTGGATTTGGAGACACAAGAGGAACTGAACGAGATGAGATCGTCATTCGAAGATTATTTCAGTTGTTTGGATCAGAGGATGGAGTTCATGAAGTTCATGCAGTGGGTCTGGTGATGAAGGCGAGTGATAATCGACTGAGTGACCGGCTGAGGTACATCTTTGATGCAATGATGTCACTGTTTGGAAAAGACGTTGAGAAAAACATTGTATCTCTTGTCACACACTCAGATGGTGTGACACCTAAAAATGTTCTCCAGGCTCTTGAAACTGCAAAAATTAAATGTGCCAAAAATGACAGAAACCAGCctgctcacttcctgtttaataaCAGACAGAATGACGAGAGAACAGAGGAAGAAGAGCTTGGTTTGAAGTTTGCATGGCAAGTAACAGAGAAGGGAATAAGGCAATTTAAAGCCTTCATAGAAAGAATTCAACCTCAAAACACAAGGGAAACAGCTCAAGTCATGAAGGAACGAATGAGACTGACAGCCTGTATCCAAAACCTTAAAGAGAGAATCGAACTGGCTGAACTGAAACAGACAGAAATCAGACAGATTCGAGAAGGTCTGCAGAAACATGAAGACGAGATGAAGAGGAATGAGAATTTCACTGTAGAAATTGATGAGGTCTACAAAGATAAACAACCCATTGATGGAGGGATGTGGTTGTTGTTCTTTTATCAAGGAGCTGTCTGCTGTACAGTCTGTGAGGAGAACTGTCACTATCCTGGATGCACAGTGACCTGGAAACCTGAACACTGTGAGGTCATGAAACATAGCCGCTGCACTGTTTGTACCAACAAGTGTCCTGCATCAGATCATGTGAAAGAAGAGTGGAGATATGTGACCAAGACACGGAAAGTTCAGAAAACtgagaaagaaatgaaagtgaaGTATGAGAAGAATAAATCAGAAAGTATGAACAAGCTGAGTCTGTTGCAAAATCTTGAATGGGGAATGAAACAGCTGACAGCAGAGAAGTCACTGTTCCTGGAGGAGTCCTACAAACATGTTGTCAGACTGGAGCAGATCGCTCTGAAAGCTGATTCAGCATCCACTATTGTCCACCTGGACTTCCTGATTGAGAAGATGAAGGAGGAAGGAGACAAAGTGAAGGTCCAGAAACTGGAGGAGATAAAAAGCAGAGAGGGTGAAGGAACCAGATCAGTACTTCACTATATGTTTGTTAAAATACCAGAAGCTGTTAAACATTTTAAGAAATGA